A genome region from Glycine max cultivar Williams 82 chromosome 5, Glycine_max_v4.0, whole genome shotgun sequence includes the following:
- the LOC100798531 gene encoding putative calcium-binding protein CML19: MMRGEEYERVLRYFDEDGDGKISPSELRNRISMMGGEVMLKEAEMAIEALDSDCDGLLCLEDLMKLMEAAGEEEKLKDLREAFNMYDMERCGFITPKALKRMLKKLGESKSMDECKVMISRFDLNGDGMLSFEEFRIMMK, translated from the coding sequence ATGATGAGGGGTGAGGAATACGAGCGTGTGCTAAGGTACTTTGATGAAGACGGTGATGGGAAGATTTCACCCTCGGAGCTAAGGAACAGAATATCAATGATGGGTGGAGAGGTTATGTTGAAAGAGGCTGAGATGGCGATCGAGGCGTTGGATTCGGACTGCGACGGGTTGTTGTGTTTGGAGGATTTGATGAAGCTGATGGAGGCTgcgggagaggaagagaagttgAAGGATTTGAGAGAAGCCTTTAATATGTATGATATGGAGAGGTGTGGGTTTATTACCCCAAAGGCCTTGAAGAGGATGCTCAAGAAGTTGGGAGAATCTAAGTCCATGGATGAGTGCAAAGTGATGATAAGTAGGTTTGATTTGAATGGGGATGGCATGCTTAGCTTTGAAGAGTTCAGAATTATGATGAAGTAA
- the LOC100800639 gene encoding conserved oligomeric Golgi complex subunit 2, with amino-acid sequence MADPIPAPPRSATELFSDPLDAHPLWFKPASFLSPDFDSESYISELRTFVPFDTLRSELNSYLSSLNHELIDLINRDYADFVNLSTKLVDVDAVVVRMRAPLVELRDKIEQFRGSVEVSLVAIKSRLRQRSEVASARETLELLLDAFHVVSKVEKLIKELPSVPTDWSNGDVNLSERNNFSNGVSVQHVENEMSIRETQSMLLERIASEMNRLKYYVTHAKNLPFIENMEERIQNASLTVYASLGHCFVNGLENRDATAIFNCLRAYAAIDNTKNAEEIFRATVVAPLVQRIIPHGSSAVVAGSSGDGLENDYQLIKECIDKDCKFLLEISSAENSGLHVFDFLANSILKEVLSAIQKGKPGAFSPGRPTEFLKNYKSSLDFLAYLEGYCPSRLSVAKFRSEAIYTEFMKRWNIGVYFSLRFQEIAGSLDSVLTTSSLVPVLNSDAGEANYQGLTLKQSVTLLESLRSCWREDVLVLSCSDRFLRLSLQLLSRYSSWLSSGLTARKNHNTSTSPGCEWAVSAVIDDFIFVIHDIRYLEEQVRGDYLQHVLKLLSSCSPDVLEPIRQSILLGGQSLKSLEPLVIKAVVESLVEKSVEDLRQMKGITATYRMTNKPLPVRPSPYVSGVLRPLKAFLDGERATRYLASEIRNKILLCAATEITDRYYELASDLVSVARKTESSLQKIRQSAQRRAGASSDISDNNVSDTDKICMQLFLDIQEYARNLSALGVEAVNIASYRSLWQCVAPADRQNTINL; translated from the exons ATGGCGGATCCGATCCCGGCGCCACCAAGATCCGCCACTGAACTCTTCTCGGATCCGCTGGACGCCCACCCGCTGTGGTTCAAACCGGCGTCGTTTCTCTCCCCCGACTTCGACTCCGAATCCTACATTTCGGAGCTCCGAACCTTCGTCCCCTTCGACACGCTCCGCTCCGAGCTTAACAGCTACCTCTCCTCCCTCAACCACGAGCTCATCGACCTCATCAACCGCGACTACGCCGATTTCGTCAACCTCAGCACCAAGCTCGTCGACGTCGACGCTGTCGTCGTGAGAATGCGGGCCCCGCTCGTCGAGCTCCGCGACAAGATCGAGCAGTTCAGAGGATCCGTCGAGGTCTCTCTTGTCGCCATCAAGAGCCGCTTGCGGCAGAGATCTGAGGTGGCCTCCGCTAGAGAGACTTTGGAGCTTCTTCTCGATGCGTTTCACGTCGTTTCTAAG GTTGAGAAGCTAATAAAAGAGCTGCCTAGTGTACCCACCGATTGGTCAAATGGAGATGTAAATTTGTCAGAGAGGAATAACTTTAGCAATGGAGTTTCTGTGCAGCATGTTGAGAATGAGATGAGTATCAGAGAGACTCAAAGCATGCTGCTGGAAAGAATTGCCAGTGAGATGAACCGACTAAAGTACTACGTTACACATGCAAag AACCTTCCTTTTATTGAGAATATGGAGGAGAGGATTCAAAATGCAAGCCTAACAGTATATGCAAGCTTGGGACATTGCTTTGTAAATGGTTTGGAGAACCGAGATGCAACTGCAATTTTCAATTGCTTACGTGCATATGCTGCTATAGATAACACCAAGAATGCAGAAGAAATTTTTCGAGCTACTGTTGTGGCTCCATTGGTACAGAGGATTATCCCACATGGATCATCAGCTGTGGTTGCTGGATCATCTGGGGATGGTCTTGAAAatgattatcaattaattaaggaGTGCATTGATAAAGACTGTAAATTTTTATTGGAAATTTCTTCAGCTG AAAATTCAGGTTTGCATGTCTTTGACTTCTTAGCCAATTCAATCCTTAAAGAGGTTCTCTCTGCAATTCAGAAGGGAAAGCCAGGTGCATTTTCTCCTGGAAGACCAACAGAGTTcttgaaaaattacaaatcaaGCTTAGATTTCTTGGCTTATCTAGAAG GCTACTGTCCATCCAGATTATCTGTTGCTAAATTTCGATCTGAAGCAATTTATACTGAATTCATGAAGAGATGGAATATTGGAGTATATTTCTCTTTGAG GTTTCAGGAAATAGCAGGGTCTCTAGATTCTGTGCTTACAACATCCAGTCTTGTCCCTGTTCTAAATTCAGATGCTGGCGAAGCAAATTATCAAGGTTTAACATTAAAGCAAAGTGTTACTCTGTTGGAGAGTTTGAGATCATGCTGGAGAGAAGATGTTctggttctttcttgttctgACAGATTCCTTCGGCTATCCTTGCAGCTTCTTTCTAG ATACTCAAGTTGGCTGTCATCTGGACTGACTGCTCGCAAAAACCATAACACAAGCACTAGCCCTGGGTGTGAATGGGCTGTTTCAGCTGTCATAGATGACTTTATTTTT GTTATTCATGACATACGATATTTGGAGGAGCAGGTTCGTGGTGATTACCTTCAACATGTGCTTAAGCTTTTGTCTTCATGCTCCCCTGATGTTCTGGAACCAATAAGGCAGAGCATTTTACTGGGTGGTCAATCATTAAAATCTTTAGAGCCTTTAGTCATTAAAGCAGTGGTGGAGTCACTAGTTGAAAAGTCAGTTGAG gacTTGAGACAAATGAAGGGGATAACAGCAACCTATAGGATGACTAATAAACCTCTACCTGTGAGGCCTTCACCATATGTTTCAGGGGTATTACGTCCCCTTAAG GCTTTTTTGGATGGGGAGAGAGCTACAAGATATTTGGCCAGTGAAATTAGGAATAAAATACTCCTTTGTGCTGCAACTGAGATTACTGACCGTTATTATGAATTAGCTTCTGACCTTGTTAGCGTG GCAAGAAAGACAGAGTCTTCACTCCAGAAAATTAGGCAGAGTGCACAAAGACGAGCTGGAGCAAGTTCAGATATCTCAGATAACAATGTGTCTGATACTGATAAAATCTGTATGCAGTTGTTCCTTGATATTCAG GAGTATGCCCGTAACCTCTCTGCACTGGGGGTTGAAGCAGTCAATATTGCATCCTACCGTTCATTATGGCAATGTGTGGCTCCTGCAGATAGGCAAAACACAATTAATCTCTAA